A stretch of DNA from Clostridium sp. JN-9:
GATACCTACGGAATAATAGTAAGTTATGTAAGGCAACAGACACAAAAAACTATTACTGATATAAAAGAACTGTATAAATTAATTCCAGAAGAGTATAGAGTTCCAATCGTAGGTAATGCAAAAGGAAAAATAGAATTTAAAAATGGGGCAATGATAGAGGTATTTAGTAAAGGCGATATAAAAGGAGGAAACTCTAATAAATTTGTAATTGTATTAATTGATGAACTAGCACTTTATGGAAGTGATGACAAAGCCACTGTTAATAGTTTAAATGGCAATCTGGTACGAAGTAAATATGGAAGCAGTTTTGTTATATTAAGTAATCCCCTCTTTAAGAAAGGGATTTTTTTTGATATATGGGATGATACAAAAAAATACAAAAATTATCGAAGATATTTGATAAGATGGTGGAATTATACTGGTCTTGTTAAAGAAGGATTATGGAAGAAAGCACAGATAGAAGCTCCGCTTCTTCCTACAGAAGAGAGAGTAAAAAGATTTGGAAATGAGTCTTTGGCTGATTATTATAACGATATGAGTTTAGATGCATTCAAACAAGATTTTGAAGCTGAATTTTTAGATAACGATATCGCTTGTTATTTTGGGGCTATGGATGAATACTATTTAAAAAATGGACAGTATTGTGAAACTTTAGAAGAGATAAAAGAAAAGTATGAAAATTATTCTCTTTATGGTGGTTATGATATCGCGTCGGTTAGCGGAGCTGATAAATCTGCTGTATTTATTATTGCAGATGTGAATGGAATATTAATACCGGTTTATAAGAAAGAATATAAACTAAAATTTAGGCAACAGAAGAAAATTTTAAGAGAAATGTTTGAGACTATTGATTTAGAGAGTTTTTATATAGAACAAAACGGAATAGGCATGGAATTAGCAGAGGACCTGGAAGACGAGTTCTCCTTTATTTTTAAACATACAACTACACAGAAAACAAAGACAGGGGATTTTGCACTAATAAAAAAGATGCTTGAAGAAAAGACTTTAAAATTAATTGAGGATAGAGACTTTATGCTGCAAATGTATTCTGTAAAATTAAAACAGGCTAGGAATGGGAAGCCACAAATCGTTATAGAAAGAAATGAAAGCGGACACGGAGATGCAGTTATGGCTATGTCGCTTGCAGTTAGGGCTTGGAAACAAGGACAGAAAGACGAAAATTTTGGATTTGGATTTGGAAGGTATTAAATATATAACTTGTTCGGAAATTTAGAACGACTTATATTATGCATTATAAGTAAAGGAGACTATGTACTACTTGCAACTATGCAAAAAAGATATATGATAACTACTTTTAACGGGGCAAGAAGGTTAGATCGTTTTGCTTTGTGATATGTACCTAACCAACTAGCTCGATTGGCTTTCCGTTATAAGTAGTAGTAATACTCTTTTTTTATTATTGTATAAGCTGTAATTTTATTGTCTAATCTGTATCCGTAATTCTATTATTTACTCTTCTATACATTATAGTTCATTAGGATTTTAAAACCGATCATGTTTTTAAAAAGTTTTATAAAAATTTTACGACAATATTCGACAATAGAAGGTGATACCATGAAAACAGTAGGTATAGATGTTGGCACTAACAATTTAGCCATTAGTGTTTTTAATAATACAGATTTACAATGCTATAAATTATTAGAAAATAAGAAAACTCTGGCTCCCGGGGCAAAGTTGATAAATATAGAAAAATTCTTGGAGAAAATATTTGAAGATGAAAAGCCTGATGCAGTAGTAGTAGAAGGCACATTTTGGAATCCTAGGGAGGCCAGAGGATATAGTTATGTATCCTCTGCCATTGGTATAATACAGATGGTTTCCTGGAAAGTCTTACACATAGAACCGATAAAATTACAGCCCAGTACAGTAAAGAAGATAGTTACAGGAAATGGGAGGGCTAAAAAAGAAGAAGTAGCGGATGTAGTAAAAAACAGATTTAAAATAACAGAAGATTTGGCAGACCATTTAACAGATAGCATAGCGATTGGCTATACTTTTTTAATTCAACAAAATGTAAAAAAAGAGGTGATGTAACATGATTGAACAACTACCAACTCTAACAAGCTTAAGTACAGATAGTAAATTAGATTATAATAAAGAATGGGGATATTTTAGAAATACAAATGTAATGTATCTGCAGAAAACAGATAAAAAATACAGATTACAGAACATCTTTAACTTTATTACACAAGCTGTAAACGTGGATGTTAATTTATTAATTAAAGGATTAAAGTCTGTTGGAACAGACGCTAATTCTAATTATGTAGAGATGCTTAATGCAATCTATAAAAATATAAGGAAAGATTTATTTAGTATGTATTTAGCAGTATATGGAAACGCATATCTAAAAATGGAGCTTGACGAAGCAGAACAG
This window harbors:
- a CDS encoding crossover junction endodeoxyribonuclease RuvC; translated protein: MKTVGIDVGTNNLAISVFNNTDLQCYKLLENKKTLAPGAKLINIEKFLEKIFEDEKPDAVVVEGTFWNPREARGYSYVSSAIGIIQMVSWKVLHIEPIKLQPSTVKKIVTGNGRAKKEEVADVVKNRFKITEDLADHLTDSIAIGYTFLIQQNVKKEVM
- a CDS encoding terminase family protein, which codes for MEIKLEPYQLEIFLNLSLKKLNRIISLKSRQVGMTWLMALYMLIMCQIRGDTYGIIVSYVRQQTQKTITDIKELYKLIPEEYRVPIVGNAKGKIEFKNGAMIEVFSKGDIKGGNSNKFVIVLIDELALYGSDDKATVNSLNGNLVRSKYGSSFVILSNPLFKKGIFFDIWDDTKKYKNYRRYLIRWWNYTGLVKEGLWKKAQIEAPLLPTEERVKRFGNESLADYYNDMSLDAFKQDFEAEFLDNDIACYFGAMDEYYLKNGQYCETLEEIKEKYENYSLYGGYDIASVSGADKSAVFIIADVNGILIPVYKKEYKLKFRQQKKILREMFETIDLESFYIEQNGIGMELAEDLEDEFSFIFKHTTTQKTKTGDFALIKKMLEEKTLKLIEDRDFMLQMYSVKLKQARNGKPQIVIERNESGHGDAVMAMSLAVRAWKQGQKDENFGFGFGRY